The Ignatzschineria rhizosphaerae genome contains a region encoding:
- a CDS encoding ArsC/Spx/MgsR family protein, with amino-acid sequence MWQIYYNGNCSKARAAKAYLDEKQIAYDIINYLEAPLTPEMIKTLLGKLGIGIDGLVRVKEEAFKAIALEWFTWSDDEKIAFVIENPIVIERPVVVYDDHAVIARPDVAPIDHLLARAWK; translated from the coding sequence ATGTGGCAAATTTATTACAATGGTAATTGTTCAAAAGCACGTGCAGCAAAGGCATATTTAGATGAAAAACAGATTGCTTATGACATTATTAATTATTTAGAAGCGCCTTTAACGCCTGAAATGATTAAAACATTGCTCGGTAAACTAGGAATTGGTATTGATGGTTTAGTTAGAGTTAAAGAAGAGGCATTTAAAGCTATTGCGCTAGAGTGGTTCACTTGGTCTGATGATGAAAAAATCGCCTTTGTTATAGAAAATCCGATTGTTATTGAAAGACCTGTTGTGGTTTATGATGATCATGCAGTCATTGCTAGACCAGATGTTGCTCCCATTGATCATCTTTTAGCAAGAGCTTGGAAATAA
- a CDS encoding thiamine diphosphokinase, which yields MALNQTEQFKRAVLLLPGAVNFDLVRMQYAQWLEDSLIIAVDKGIEKASFFAQGADLWVGDFDSSRHLEVDLACYGEKIPYPEDKDEIDTELAIGIALEKGVQEILLLGGIGGRLDHQTALLFLPFQYPNIAFTHSNGEQTLTYLQENQEYTIPTQKGGLVSVIALTKLSGLTLQKVKWPLDNFTLPLGRGLTYSNRALGDEVLVEITQGHAWLYNVMPEIDESL from the coding sequence ATGGCATTAAATCAAACAGAGCAATTTAAGCGCGCGGTATTACTACTGCCGGGAGCTGTTAATTTTGATTTAGTCCGCATGCAATATGCTCAATGGCTCGAAGATAGCTTAATTATTGCTGTTGATAAAGGGATTGAAAAAGCCTCTTTTTTTGCTCAAGGGGCAGATCTTTGGGTAGGGGATTTTGATTCTAGCCGGCATTTAGAAGTGGATTTGGCATGTTATGGCGAAAAAATCCCTTATCCAGAAGATAAAGATGAGATCGATACGGAGCTTGCTATTGGGATTGCGCTTGAAAAAGGGGTTCAAGAGATTTTGCTTTTAGGCGGTATTGGTGGGCGTTTAGATCACCAAACGGCGCTTCTTTTCCTGCCTTTTCAATACCCCAATATCGCCTTTACCCATAGTAATGGTGAGCAGACTTTAACTTATTTACAAGAGAATCAAGAATATACAATTCCAACGCAAAAAGGGGGACTTGTTAGTGTAATTGCATTAACAAAGCTCTCAGGTTTAACCTTGCAAAAGGTCAAGTGGCCCTTAGATAATTTTACGCTCCCCTTAGGGCGAGGCTTAACTTATTCTAATCGCGCACTGGGTGATGAGGTATTGGTCGAGATCACGCAAGGTCATGCTTGGCTCTATAATGTCATGCCGGAAATCGATGAGTCGTTATAG
- a CDS encoding GNAT family N-acetyltransferase, giving the protein MKITWVQGDKSPVFKDALWVREEVFTKEQGFPAEIDYDEMDQTAWQLVLYDEKSERQESSKAIGTLRFFLNEAGEYQIGRVAVLKDYRGQKLGKLLLKEALKKCGVLAKSDTVILHAQIAAKGLYEAFDFKCVGETFLEEGEPHILMKRSLVLGKIPAELLDRSKKILFIAHLAIGDFTYLQNCFKAFKEAYPHLKMDLFIEEVRCTSDAKKWPFLKKYSLYDWAETCDFFNKVYRENYSPALRAASIQEAKLENYPIVVSIETLASLNGAGLAREIAGDKGFAAGMDIRYKWYQLAQKRDLKNLDALIEVVKPYQGKARHISDDYSYWFAQIGGVQMFKEDQYPFVNIPEKWQVHAKAQLESFGVKADQPIVFINHIAKNPRRSWKLDQVRELIELMQALPKWQDTFFIINGIPEIFPEIENLIKTHQLKNTKPFSALDNFFELPAMLKESDLIISVETAVMHLANAVHVPVIALMRIKTLEWVPLNSELTTLIFTPKRADVIADIPASRVIENLPENPKKG; this is encoded by the coding sequence ATGAAAATTACCTGGGTTCAAGGGGATAAATCTCCAGTTTTCAAAGATGCATTATGGGTTCGTGAGGAAGTCTTTACCAAAGAGCAGGGCTTTCCGGCAGAGATCGATTACGATGAGATGGATCAAACCGCTTGGCAGCTTGTTCTTTATGATGAAAAGAGCGAGAGGCAAGAATCTTCGAAGGCAATTGGAACATTACGTTTTTTTCTCAACGAAGCCGGAGAATATCAGATTGGGCGAGTCGCAGTTTTAAAAGATTATCGGGGGCAAAAACTCGGTAAATTACTGCTAAAAGAAGCCTTAAAGAAATGTGGGGTTTTAGCAAAGAGCGATACCGTGATTTTACATGCGCAAATTGCGGCAAAAGGCCTTTATGAGGCATTTGATTTTAAATGTGTGGGGGAGACCTTTTTAGAAGAGGGTGAGCCACATATTTTGATGAAGCGATCACTTGTGTTAGGAAAAATCCCCGCAGAATTATTAGATCGATCTAAAAAAATCCTCTTTATCGCTCATCTTGCGATTGGCGATTTTACTTATTTACAAAATTGTTTTAAAGCCTTTAAAGAAGCGTATCCCCATTTAAAGATGGATCTCTTTATTGAAGAGGTAAGATGCACCAGTGATGCGAAAAAATGGCCATTTTTAAAAAAATATTCCCTCTATGATTGGGCTGAAACCTGTGACTTTTTTAATAAGGTTTACCGGGAAAACTATTCACCTGCATTAAGAGCGGCGAGTATTCAAGAAGCAAAGCTCGAGAACTACCCTATTGTCGTTTCAATTGAGACTTTAGCATCTTTAAATGGAGCAGGACTAGCAAGAGAGATTGCCGGCGATAAAGGTTTTGCCGCAGGGATGGATATTCGTTATAAGTGGTATCAATTAGCGCAAAAAAGAGATCTTAAAAATCTCGATGCGCTGATTGAAGTCGTGAAGCCGTATCAAGGTAAAGCGCGTCATATTAGTGATGATTATAGTTATTGGTTTGCCCAAATAGGGGGCGTTCAGATGTTTAAGGAGGATCAGTATCCTTTTGTAAATATCCCCGAAAAATGGCAAGTTCATGCTAAAGCACAATTAGAAAGCTTTGGCGTTAAAGCAGATCAGCCGATTGTTTTTATTAATCATATTGCGAAAAATCCTCGCCGTTCATGGAAGCTCGATCAGGTACGTGAACTTATTGAGTTAATGCAAGCGCTCCCAAAATGGCAAGATACGTTCTTTATTATTAATGGAATTCCAGAGATCTTCCCTGAGATTGAAAATTTAATTAAAACGCATCAGCTTAAAAATACCAAGCCATTTAGTGCGCTTGATAATTTCTTTGAATTGCCGGCAATGCTTAAAGAGAGTGATTTAATCATATCTGTAGAAACAGCTGTGATGCATCTTGCAAATGCCGTCCATGTGCCGGTTATTGCGTTAATGCGAATTAAAACACTTGAGTGGGTGCCATTAAATAGTGAATTAACGACCCTTATTTTTACGCCCAAAAGAGCAGACGTTATTGCGGATATTCCGGCATCAAGAGTGATAGAAAATCTACCAGAAAACCCGAAAAAGGGGTAA
- the ppa gene encoding inorganic diphosphatase, whose product MSFAKVPAANDLAKITEDFNCVIEIPAESDPVKYEVDHDTDLIWVDRFVGTNMRYPANYGFIPNTLCDDGDPLDVLVVTPFPLIHGSVVRCRPLGVLNMTDESGGDAKLIAVPVSKLCPMYDDIKDLNDLPKLLVDQIEFFFQNYKGLEKGKWVKLDGYGDKAAAEQEIINSLELFNRKHI is encoded by the coding sequence ATGAGTTTTGCCAAAGTTCCAGCTGCTAATGATTTAGCGAAAATTACAGAAGACTTTAACTGCGTGATTGAGATTCCAGCGGAATCTGATCCTGTAAAATATGAAGTAGATCACGATACAGATCTCATCTGGGTTGACCGCTTTGTAGGAACGAATATGCGTTACCCTGCAAACTATGGCTTTATCCCCAATACCCTTTGTGATGATGGCGACCCACTTGATGTATTAGTTGTGACACCATTTCCATTGATCCATGGTTCTGTCGTTCGTTGCCGCCCGCTTGGGGTTCTTAATATGACTGACGAATCAGGTGGCGATGCGAAATTGATCGCTGTACCGGTTAGCAAGCTCTGCCCAATGTACGATGACATCAAAGATCTCAATGATCTTCCAAAATTACTTGTTGACCAAATTGAGTTCTTCTTCCAAAACTATAAAGGTTTAGAGAAAGGAAAATGGGTAAAACTTGATGGTTATGGCGATAAAGCAGCAGCTGAGCAA